One genomic segment of Salarias fasciatus chromosome 8, fSalaFa1.1, whole genome shotgun sequence includes these proteins:
- the prodh2 gene encoding hydroxyproline dehydrogenase: MLCSRFRPSLLRPASLRLVGTVASRRTDVEKQPELLSASLAFEDPRAFRVKSFWELLRALGVFRLCSFPVLVNNCGKLMSIARTLLGRRGFSLVLRPTVYAQFVAGENESEICRSMEKMSSLGMRPMLAVPIEEDLGQSAGEKRYDDNMEAMLECVRMSHSNAWSKDPMMQLKITALISPELCVKLTTLMAHQSYDLSLLVRAMDGEEVTFPGLDENEAAHFLCGLRRLNKIAEASVNKVRVLGDAEYTYMNPALSLVTMAMMKKFNQESAWIWNTYQCYLKESRSLLSEALRLSRTEPFCLGVKLVRGAYMDKERKLAQQEGRADPVHQSWEDTNDSYNGSLNLMLEAIAEKPEKYRIIIATHNEESVRRATKRMVELGMDKDGGSVCFGQLLGMCDHVSLTLAQEGYAVYKSVPYGSVDDTLPYLVRRAQENRTVLQGIRKERDLLRREFKRRLGLSGRS; the protein is encoded by the exons ATGCTGTGCTCCCGATTCCGCCCTTCGCTCCTCCGCCCTGCTTCCCTGAGGCTGGTGGGCACCGTGGCCTCCAGGAGGACAGACGTGGAGAAGCAGCCTGagctcctctcagcctctctggCGTTCGAGGATCCCCGAGCCTTCAGGGTCAAGAGCTTCTGGGAGCTGCTTCGAGCCCTGGGAGTCTTTCGCCTCTGCTCCTTCCCAGTGCTGGTCAACAACTGTGGAAAG CTGATGTCAATAGCTCGCACCCTGCTGGGGAGGAGAGGCTTCTCCTTGGTGCTGCGGCCCACCGTCTACGCCCAGTTTGTCGCCGGAGAGAATGAGAGCGAGATCTGCCGCTCCATGGAGAAGATGAGCTCTCTGGGCATGAGGCCCATGCTGGCCGTGCCGATTGAGGAGGACCTCGGACAGAGCGCCGG AGAGAAACGTTACGACGACAACATGGAGGCCATGCTGGAGTGTGTGCGAATGTCGCACAGCAACGCTTGGAGCAAAGACCCCATGATGCAGCTGAAGATCACGGCCCTGATCAGCCCCGAGCTCTGT GTGAAACTCACCACCCTCATGGCCCATCAGTCCTACGATCTGAGTCTGCTGGTCAGAGCCATGGATGGAGAG gaaGTCACATTCCCTGGTTTAGATGAAAACGAGGCCGCTCACTTCCTGTGTGGCCTGCGAAGACTCAACAAAATAGCAGAG gCGAGTGTCAACAAAGTCAGAGTCCTTGGTGATGCGGAGTACACTTACATGAACCCGGCGCTTTCTCTCGTCACCATGGCAATGATGAAAAAGTTCAACCAGGAGAGCGCCTGGATTTGGAACACCTATCAGTGCTACCTGAAG GAGTCCAGGTCTCTGCTGTCGGAGGCCCTGCGGCTGTCCAGGACGGAGCCTTTCTGCCTGGGCGTCAAGCTGGTGCGGGGAGCCTACATGGACAAAGAGAGAAAGCTGGCGCAGCAAGAAGGCCGGGCCGACCCCGTCCACCAGAGCTGGGAGGACACTAACGACAG TTATAACGGCTCCCTGAATCTGATGCTGGAAGCCATAGCAGAGAAACCAGAGAAGTACAGGATTATAATCGCCACTCACAACGAGGAGTCGGTGAGACGAGCGACCAAGAG GATGGTCGAGCTGGGGATGGACAAAGACGGAGGCTCGGTGTGTTTCGGCCAGCTGCTGGGAATGTGTGATCACGTCTCTCTCACgctcg CTCAGGAGGGCTACGCCGTCTACAAGTCGGTGCCGTACGGCTCGGTGGACGACACGCTCCCGTACCTGGTGCGCCGGGCTCAGGAGAACCGCACCGTGCTGCAGGGAATCCGCAAAGAGAGGGACCTGCTGAGGCGGGAGTTCAAACGCAGGCTGGGCCTGTCGGGGCGGAGCTGA